In Rutidosis leptorrhynchoides isolate AG116_Rl617_1_P2 chromosome 6, CSIRO_AGI_Rlap_v1, whole genome shotgun sequence, the DNA window ttcgacttttcctaacTGTAATAAATGTGTGTGGAAAAATATGTAATGAAATTCACAATGACCACGATGCTGCTATTTGCAAGGCGAACGATGCGAATACTTCACTGATTGACTTGGGCAGTAGCATATACAGCTACATAATCCATCTTTATTATTTTCATTCTGCGGATGCttaaaaataaaatacaataagCCTGAAATACAATACATACATAGAACAAATACAATAAGACAACAATACATATAACAAATACAATATGGCAACAAATCATACCAAGGCTTAAGCTTGAAATGATATTACTTAAACTTCCCCCTCACTAGCAGGATTTGATACATCAAGATAAACGGCACGCATCGAGGGTCTGGAGGCAGGAGTCTGTTGCAAGCATGAAAATGCGATGTTGACAAGCAACATCACTTGTTCAGCAGTTTCTTGCACTGGTAAATCAAGGCGTTGGTCTAGAATTTCAGTTAGAGATATCTCTTGTCTGTCAACTAATGAGGTGATCAGTAAATCTCCCGGATGCTTTCCCATTAAAATTTCAAGTGTTAAAACACCAAAGCTAAAAACATCGCATTCTCTGTCACTTCCATTGTGTAAGCAAGTTCTGCAAGAGATAGTTTTAACATTAGTTGCCAAAATTACCTTGGTAGAGTTACTAATCTCTGTTTTAGAGTACCTGGCTCAATGTAGCCAAATGTTCCAGCAAATGAAGCCCAGTTCGATGAGTCTGGTTTTAACACCCTAGCCGTGTCAAAATCTGACACATGAGCAACCCACTCCAAATCCAGTAAAACGTTGTTGCTTGATATGTCCCTATGGATAATCGGTTGAGTGCAATCATGGTGCATATAAGATAGGGCCTTTGAAATGCCTCGAATAGCCATCACCCTCTTTTTTCCAATCAAACAAAACTGCTTGTTCCATATCATTAAGTACCTTTCTTACGCACAAAACCCATGGAGCTTCACAATGTTTTGATGTCGTACTGATCTCATTTTCGAAACTTTTCAGATTTTGCAACTCATCTTCATCTGGCGCTTGGAGTTTTTTCACGGCTCAAACTTGCATTGACAATTCTGCTTTATAAACTGTTCCGTACCCACCAACCTCAATGATATATTTGGAGTCAAAGTCCTCTAAAGCTTCAATTATGCTATCATACACCGTTGTCCCATCATAGCTCCAGATGATAAAAGGGTTTGCTTCTATCGGTTGGGTTGTATTTGTATATACTTTATTTCCTCTACGAAGATAAAACCATACGATAGCGATAAAAAGCAGGATAGGAACTATACTAATTAGAACCTTCATCGAAACCTTCTTTCCACGAGTTTGATGACTATGTTGGATGAGACAATCTAACCTTTTGTTATTTCCACACAACCTTTTATTACCTCTTAAAGCCTCCATTGGAGCGTCTTCAAATACTTGCATCTTTGGAAATGGTCCTTCTAGCTGATTGTGAGATATATCAACTGTGGTTAAGCTTACCATTGCTGTAAAACTCATAGGAACTGAGCCGGTGAGGTTATTGTGAGATAGGTTTAAAGTTTGTAGAGCATGTAGATCTCCAAGTTGTAATGGTAAGCTCCCGATCAAATTATTTTCACTAAGATCAAGAGATACTAACGAGTTCAACTTAGACACATGTATTGGAATAACTTGTGAAATTTTGTTGTTACTTAAATTTAGGATCCTTAGCTTTAAGCAGTCTCCTAAGTTTTCAGTGATTGAGTCAGTTAGAGATTTTTTTGCCAAGTTAAGCTCTTCCAAGTCGAATCAATTTCCTAACTGTGAAGGAATTGTACCTGATAGCTTATTTCCGTCCAAATGCAAGTTTGTTAATGACTTTAATCTTCCAAAGCTATTCGGGATTTCTCCGATTAAGTGATTTAAAGATAAACGAAGTTGAACTAAATTCTTTGCTCTTCCTAGATCGGTTGGTATATTTCCAGACAAGTTGTTGTTGGACATGTCTAAAAAAGTTAAGTTAGCACAAGACCCCCAGTTACTAGACACCTCGCCATAGAATGTATTGTTGCTTAGATCCATATAACCAAATCAGGATATGTCCCAAACTCCGCGGAGATATTTCAAGTTAGTTGGTTATTTTCCATCCTTACCCTTACTAATCTGCTACAGTTTCGTTGGTACAGATTCTGACAGGCGATTATCATTCACCACGAAAAGTTCAAGAGTTCTGGAAGCACATATAGCGTCTGGTAAAGAACCCGAGAGGTTGTTGTAAGCAACTTAAAATATTTTCATCTTAGTCATGTTCATATCTTGCGGAATTGAGCCACTAAGTTTACTCATGAACACAATAAATGAAATAAGAGTTGCACTCTTTCCCAATTCAGTTGGTATGGACCCAGTGAATTTGTTGTTCTGCATGTTTAAGTATTCAAGTTTGGTGTAATTTGCCAGAAAATCCGGTATGAAACCAGATATCTTGTTTTCGTACAATTAAAATGCTTCAATTGAAGTGAAATTTTTGAAGGAGGTCGGAATGGACCCAGAGAGGTTATTACTACCAAGCTCGAGATGAATGAGATTCCGAGCCGCGGCAATCTCGGGtcgtagtgacccgtcctaatccatctggactaatacattacatttggtttcatcgcgaggtacttgacctctatatgatacattttacaaacattgcattcatttttaaaagacaaacttccattacatcgaaagttgacggcatgcataccatttcataatatatccaactataattgacttaataataatcttgatgaactcaatgactcgaatgcaacgtcttttgaaatatgtcatgaatgactccaagtaatatctctaaaataagcaaatgcacaacggaagatttctttcatacctgagaataaacatgctttaaagtgtcaaccaaaaggttggtgagttcattagtttattataatcgatcatatccataattttaatagaccacaagattttcattctttccataaatatacatctcatatcagacatttcgcaaactgcatagagataaaaatcattcatatggtgaacacctggtaaccgacaataacaagatgcatatagaatatccccaaaatagaatcctctcgtctgtataataataagtcgaagtactaaagcatccgtacctcggatggagtttgttaggctcatagatctatctttaggattcgcgtcaattaggggtactgttccctaattcttaggctaccaagctaaaaggggcatattcaattcgataatccaaccatagaatgtagtttcgattacttgtgtctatttcgtaaaacatttataaaaacagcgcatgtattctcagtcccaaaaatatatattgcaaaagcatttaaaaagggagcaaatgaaactcacgatactgtatttcatagtaaaaatacatatgacggcattgaacaagtgcaaggttggcctcggattcacgaacctatatcatttatatatattaaaatgtataattaacatgtaataataatcaaaccagattatatatatatattaattatgtaatatattatttattataatgtatttgttattttcaaatgttatatatatatatatatatatatatatatatatatatatatatatatatatatatatatatatatatatatatatgttacttttatattaaaatagtaaattagatagttttatgatatatgtaataattatatttttatataaatatcttttatttcttaaaataataattatgataatactaaaataatgataaaattactaataatgatattgataataataattttgataataacattagtcttttatttgtagtaataataataataataataataataataataataataataataataataataataataataataataataataatactaataagaatgataataataatattaataataataataatactagaaattataatttttgtaaaaatgataataatttttaataataaaaatactaataatgataattatacttatgttaataatgataataatactaattttaatgataataaaaatgttaattttagtattaatgttaatgttaataataatgatagtaatattaataatagtaattataatgatattactaatactaaccataatgataataatattaattgtattaatgataataataattatatttttaatattagtcataataataataacaataataataattataattataatactgataataatgacaataataataataataataaaaaaatgataataataaaataataataataataatattaataataataataataataataataataataataataataataataataataataataataataataataataataataatgagtaactaccttcaagcttttcctaaaaaaatatGCATcaatccgggctcgaacccgagacctctcggtatcCCATCTCTCGCCCAAACCACTCATCTATCTGTTTCTTTCTGTTATAATTCATAAGTTAAATCTACTTAACCTGTTTTAAGAAGCCCAAATAATATAGTCCAAGTTGCAACTCACTTAAATACCCATTGGTTAATTGGATCTCAAAACAGCCCACTTCGATAATTAATTGgcccaagatttaaaaatgtttcgGTGTCCAGGTAATCACGAAGCAGAAGTCGATAAACCATAAAAGGGTTTCGGTGtttagtttctttttttttatatccaAACTTTACACCTAAACATCACTCAACATTTTCATCATTATTAACTCGAGCATATATAAACGTTTTCATCTTTCTGCTTCAGTACCTTTATCATCTTCATAATCTTTAATTATCATCTTTATTTTAAcaggaaattaaaacagaaaacgcAGATGGTGGTTAGCTGCAACAGTGATTGATGGTTGTTTGGATGATTTGATGAGTCACGAAGTTGAGTTGTGGTGGTGACTGTTAAGATAACTAGAAACAGAATATACATCGTAGCAGCAGTAGGCTGTAACAATTGAATAAGGGTGTTAAGGTGACGGTTTTTGTGGGCTGCAAAACAGAAAGAAATAGTAGCGGTTGCAGGAGGTTTTATGGGTTTtcggttgatgatgatgatgatgatgatgatgtttgatgGTGGTGAATTGGTTGTGGTGATGGGTTGGAGAAGGTGATCAAGTGGATGGTTTTGGTGTTGGTATACAATAAGAAACAGGAACAAGGATAGCAGCAAACAACGAATAGCAAGTTGCAGTCTTGATGATGTTTTAACGACGATGGTGTTCTTGGTGTTTGGTCGTTcactatagaagatagaaacaattCAATGGCGATGGTGGTTGTGATTGAAGTTCTAGTGAATATGATCTTTTGGGGATGATGATTATAGggtggtgttggtttgggttgtttgtGGTTAAGCGCACATAGAAACAGAAACATACAAGTAATAGTCATGGGTGTTGTAAGTGGTGAGGGTGGTAATGATGGAGGTGGTTTTGTTGTTGAAACCGTAAGCCAAAATCAGGAACTATCGACAATTATAGTAATGGTTgttgaaatgtccagttcatatagattataaacgttccatattaattgatttcgttgcgaggttttgacctctatatgagacgtttttcaaagact includes these proteins:
- the LOC139853672 gene encoding MDIS1-interacting receptor like kinase 2-like, coding for MIWNKQFCLIGKKRVMAIRGISKALSYMHHDCTQPIIHRDISSNNVLLDLEWVAHVSDFDTARVLKPDSSNWASFAGTFGYIEPGTLKQRLVTLPSFGVLTLEILMGKHPGDLLITSLVDRQEISLTEILDQRLDLPVQETAEQVMLLVNIAFSCLQQTPASRPSMRAVYLDVSNPASEGEAYCILFLSIRRMKIIKMDYVAVYATAQVNQ